Within Paralichthys olivaceus isolate ysfri-2021 chromosome 14, ASM2471397v2, whole genome shotgun sequence, the genomic segment CCAGTGGAAATCTAAATACTGAAGGTGAAGTTCTGCTTGTGTAGAAACGgctgtgaataaaatgtaatatattggAACGTTTACTGAAAGTCTGAGTGTTattaccctgtgtgtgtgtgtgtgtgtgtgtgtgtgtgtgtgtgtgtgtgtgtgtgtgtgtgtgtgtgtgtgtgtgtgtgtgtgtgtgtgttgtttctgagCTCCTGGTAAAGTTAATGAGTCAGATGTGAGTCGTTTGAAAAACAAGTTCAAGAATTGATTCTCCATCATATGAAGTCGAGTGACGTCATGAAGAAGTCAGACAATGACATCATGCCCGATAGCTCACCTGGTTAATCTTGTACTGAGGCGtgtgtcctcctgcagcagccacaggttTGATTCCGACCCGTCAGTTAGCTgcacgtctctctctccctttttcacTCTTGGAATCTGTCCGATCAATAAAGCTCCAGAAGaaccttaaaaaaataaaaaggaaatgacCTGAttcaaatattgaaatattttggTTTTCAGAACATTATTTTtaatctgaaacacaaaaggTTTGATGTTAATTGAGATTGTGTGAATCGTTTATGCTGACGATGGTTTTCACATTCTTCAGTTTTAATCTGCAGGACAAATCTAAtagaaaattattattaatggaTCTTGTTATTTTGTTCACTTGAGTTTTAATCACAACCTCAGAGACTAAATGTTTCCACTGACGATGTGGAAACGTTTTCTCTTCAGACCTGTGTCCCACTTCTCCTCCATCAATACCTCAGTTCTGTTTTTCTGCGATAGACAGATTTACTGTGGTTCAGGTTTTTGTTCTTCGAGGCTTCAGCAGGTATTTCCTGTTGATGCTGCGTTTGACCTGCAGCAGGACATTTAAACGATTTATTAAGGGACAGGATGTTCAGGCTTTTCTGCCAAACTGTCACAGTTTTATTCCAGTTTAATTTCAGGGGATAACTGTGATTAATGATGGTTTTTATGCGTTtcaatgtttgatttgtttggtaTTTATCGGGATATTTAGATTTTGAATGAGTAAATGGGACTTTTAATGGCAGGTATCAAACCAAAatagtaaattaaatatattattgcaCAAGTGTGAAAAgcttaaatgtgacaaaataaaagttttaataaTTCTGTTCTCAGAGACTTTTTCCTGGAGGTAAAGTGATGAACCTCCAAAAGTTCTTTAAGGGTCAGTCTGGTCTCGTGCAGCCATGTGGgctaaagacattttaattgtcattataatttttctattttaaattgaagtcgtgtttgtgtttgtgcagggaAACTGGAAACTTCGGTAcctgaggaggatgaggaggggaaCATCCCTCAGGACGACTGAcccagaaaagaagaagaagaagaatttatCTCCGTTACTGAGAACGAACCAACAGACGGACTCTGGCTTCACCTCGAGTTCAGCGACGACACGACAGGACTTTGATTTTCAGTGGAGAGTCGATTCTGAGAAGTTTTAATCAGAGCAGATCAGGATCAGTCGAAACcgtgagaaagagaaaacagagcgGACATGACtcagcacattcacacaaactcaATCCACTTTGACGCTTGACTTTGTTTGAGCTGGTTCAAGGTGGAAGTTAAACAGATAAGAGATAAAAAATCACGACGGATCAATAACTCATTGACATTTTAACGCGTTCGGCGGGAAACTCGCCGTAACTTGTTCTAATGCTGTGAAGCACAAAACTCCACCAcgttcattttgttcatttcaaattcacagagaaaaactactgtgaaaattattttagttttatctttGTTCTAATTAATAACATAAATGAGTTAACAGTCACTTTGTCACCATAAACATCAATTTActagaaaaactaaaatcttaaCGGCGTCAGTttataaaaagagaaatcatGCAGACTTACTCTATTAATTATTGTCATATTCCATTAATCCACCaatcactgttttgttttgtcccaAACCCAaagaaatattcagtttgaaAAGACCATCGAGCATCAAACTGACTCATCGCAGAAGCTGCAACTAAAGAAAACTTCtcactttttcagtttttgtttgaaatttgTTGCTGGTTATCCTCGTTCTGATTCTTTCTCTAAAAGTAACTCGACAAACGTGTCGAAGTCTGATCTGTTCAAGTCACGTGACCTCACACATTTAAAGATGCTCGACACCAAACGCCTGTAAAATACATCAAACTtagataaaactgaaaacatgaagCAATAACTTTAATATTTTCACATCGTTCATGTCTTTGagttttcttcatgtttatcagttgcttgtgttttgggggaaatgttttatttgatgacGATAGAACATTATCGTGAGtgtgcagtttatttttcactgagCAGTTTTCTTCTATATGAAATAAATCTGTGTTAAAAACATGAGAGTTGAGCAGCGCAGGTTTGACTCCTGTTTAATGAACTGGATTCGATGTCAAACGGATTTCATTCAGAATGAATCATTGAATTTACAGGATGATGAACTGATGAGGagacattttgtctttttaatcttCTGTATATTcactttgtgatttattttctatcaCTAACAGCAATAAAATGTCACGTATGGATTTTCTACACAATAAACATCAGGATATTAAACCTCTGATATAATTTAACTTCACGACTTCTTCATTGCAGCGTAAGTGTTTTCTTAGGGATCCCCCTGGTGGCCTTTGTGTGTCAAATGAGTCTTCATGCAGGAGAGCTGGATTCCAAGACTCACCCACAAGCTTGATCCTGTGGAACGAGGTCGACAGCATCAGAGAGTTCAGGCTCAGAATCCAGACCTGGAGTtctctcctcgtcttcctcgtcttcctctttACGACCATTTCAGACGTAAAATCTGGAAAGTTTGCGACCGGCCGTACTAACACTCAGGATGAAGAAAATCAAACGCACAAGAATATTCAAATGCACATCAATCAGTCTATTTAGTTTATTCTGTTCTAATCCcggttttacatttatttatacatttattaaaaggATTTGTGACGATCGAGCCGGGTACTCTGGCTCTTTCCTGACACCTTGTGGTCAAACACTGTTactgtttttactttacttaGTTTTATACATTTAACTCTCGTCGAGTCCGAGGAAACTCTGCAGCTCTATATCTCCAGATCTATAAGACACTTTAACTGGACTGTATGAAAGTCTGTGCAAACGTAACATGGCAGCAGTTCAACACTGaacaaccacattttaattaaagagTGAAAACGTGTTTCATCTCAGGCTTCGTTTGACGGAACAAACAGAAGTTTTGACGGATCAGATCATCTGAGTCTAATAAGTCAGTGATTCCTCTGAGTTCACACACGATAAACAAGATGTTCACTCTGTTACTGGAGTTTATCTGCTGTTAAAGGTTCAATGAggaagattcaggtgaaagaaTCTATCGgcagaaagtgaatataaaataatcctggtgatgttttcacctgaGCTGTAAGTGTTGTGTTCCTCAccctctttatatttaaatactttatatcaacatactttatatttaaatactttatatcgaCATACTTTATATcaacatactttatatttaaatactttatattgacatcaggagcgggtcctctctacggaggccaccatgtttttttcaaagtAGCTTAgaccggacaaactaaacatctttagAGTTTTTTGAACgcctgaaggtttccacagattctacttcatgtttttttttggggggggggggagggggcagtTCAccacacttcaccactagatgtcactacattctacacactgaacctttaaacaagTCGTGAAAACTACACGAGTACGTGGAAAAACACTAAGTGACTCTTTAGTACTACAGTACAATGAGAGCGTTCTCACGGAAACATTCAACACAAACTTCACTTCAACACGACGCATAGAAAGAACACTCGATATTAAACTTGAAGATAATTAAACTTGAACCATGACTGAACAGGTGTGAAGCCTGCTAACACGTGTTAGCCTCGTTAGCACACCTGCTGCTAACAGAACCTTCTCACCTCGTGGTTCAGAGAAACGCGTCGAAGTTCACCTGAGCGAGTTTCCACGTTTCTTACAGACGAAGCGTCACTGACGTCACTAAATAACTTCCTGTCTGACGGCAGGTAGGCGATCAGTGCGTCACTGATAATCATCCCCAACGAAACTGTCACCGAAACATTAGTTCCgccatgaaaacaccacattttagaaacactttcatttaaatatatttaaatattaataacgACCAACAAAAGTATTATTCATGAACCTGAATGATTTTACATTAAACTACATGTACTATACTTAatactttattttcatcattgatCTTGATAATCAATTACTGCTgctaagaaaatataaaatgagtAATTCAGTAAtaacaggaatttaaaaaatacacattggTAAAAGTAATAATTAAGTAAAGATGCAATATAAGAGCATGGaagtataaataatattaattatctGTACAATtgaaacagaatatatacagtgaaaTGCATTGTGCATTAGCCTTTGAATTCCACAGACATGAGTGAGAATTAAATGGATAATTAATATAAACTCACGGATCTTTCCTCTCAACACTTttaatacagtctatggtcacgACCAGTGATTAGGATGAAGCTACAGCGCCATCTAGAGGTCGTACACGTGTAATGTAGCTGAGTGACTTCACTGATGGATGTGATGGATGATCCTgagataaaatgataaatgaaacaATTCTATTTCATCTTTTCAGATATAAATCATTCCATCATTTAGAGCAGTGGACGACTCTTCAAGGTTTCAGGTTTcaagacaaataaaatctaaaaattcTTTAAATGCTCCAATCAACACGATAACGTGCTGAAAAAAACTCATCATCAAACTCCTGCGGACAGATGCTCTTAACTGAAATACTTTATCAGGAGCATTTCAGCAATTActtaaaataaaagactttattCAACATCCAGCTTTTGAATTTTTTTGAATGTCTGTGATTctttctcatcaagatccatgaattattctctgacaaatcaaaactagaacaaagagagaaaaaaaaactggatccTCGCTTTTGTCAGGATCTGCTCACAAATGTAAAGAGTTGTTTCTCGGCTCCCACCAGGTCAATGGAACCTGCTCATGAACAAATGAAGAATTTAAAACCTTGACAGacataaatgttgttttatctgATGACTGAAGTACTGACCTTATCACAGACGGTAAAGTTCCTCTCAGCTCCTGTAAAGACAGAACCTGGTTTTCTCACTTGGAGAAGAATTAAAAAGTGAGAACATGATTATCTCAGTCTCCGACACAACCGAGGAGAAGTTTAATATTCAGGATGAAAAGTTCTTTCTGATCGTTGAGCAGCTCGTGTGTTGTTCGGTCGACTGTGACGgtaaaactgaacaaacatcCTGCAGGAGGCGTTAGTTTGTTAAACCTTCACGTCTGACAATGATTCTCTTCTGCTGGATTCACTTTAACTCAGAGTTTCTACAGTTTAACAACGTCGGCCCTCGTGGAAATGTGTAACTCATCGCTGCAAATATGGAAACAGTTCAACTAAGGAAACACTCACCtccatgtttctgtgatttataataatagtaaaataataataaaccacatttaaagcaacactatgtaaatttcactgagcaacagcgccctctgcagccacacatagTTTTCATGcgtagaaaaaacaaagtgtatcagtgtgttgagctctgacccatgatcctctgctccCTGAACCAgaagtttataaaaaaaaagttgcatagtgttgctttaaattgaGAACAGAACTTTTAATATCTTAATCTTCTACGACTGTGACGATCTCGCCATCGTTCACTAGCGTTGAAAGCAAAATCTGTGCAGAAGAAATGTACAAACTCAAAGAACAAAGATGTtctgagacaaagaaaagatgagATGTATCTCCAGAGagaaaatgttatgttttcaaatttgaatttccTTTAATTCCTGTTTTGTTCACTTGTgtaattcaaacattttcccCTCAACAAGCAGGAAGTTGAGTTTTCATGAACCTGACGACACCTGGACTCTCACGTGATCCTGAAAACGAAGATTACATCAGGTTGTCTCTCTGTGGGAGCAGCTCTCCTGTTGTTGACCCTTGTTGACCTTCGAGGGtgttaaacacatttaatgtgTTACCTTTgtgacatttaatattttacagacTTACAAAGTCCAAAAGTGAAGCAGAGGGTAAAGATCAGTTCGGCCGATGGTGAGCTGCGGAGCTGACAGAGCGAGGGACAGTTACAGTCACAGGTTCTGCAGTTTACAAACCAGGTGAGAAAtcctattattttattttaactgatgCAAATTTGATGTTCTGATTGAAATTGTTTCTTCAGGATGAAGTTTGAGAATATCCTGGAGGAAATCAACGGCTTCGGGCCTTTTCAgatcctcctcatcatcctgcTCTGCAGCCCTCGGATCGTCCTCCCCTGTCACTTCTTGTTGAACATCTTCATCGGCGCCGTGCCTcctcatcactgtgacatcagcGGCCTGGATGACGGAGACCTCTTCACAAATCTAACTCGTGAACAAAGACTCGTCGTCAGCGTCCCCCTGCGAGACGATGGAGCCCCGAAGTCCTGCGAGATGTTCACCGAGCCTCGGTTTCATCTTTTATCCAACGGCTCCGGCGCCGAGCTGCCCGCGGTTCCGTGTCAGAGCGGATGGGTTTACGACAACTCCACCTTCACCTCCACCCTGGCAACAGAGGTACAGCCACTGACTTCTTAAAATCAGTGTTTAACTTTGTGTGTTAGGATTTATAGCGAGCAGGAGCGTCGCACCAGGTCGGCAGAGCAGGTGATAAATATCCCGGGGCCACAGAACAGCTGATTACATACACAGCAACGACAGTTTAGTGAGAAGCAGTTTAAATTCTGTGATCAGTTACTGGGACGACACCACAGTCAGACGCCCCCCGACGAGGCCCCATGACCTTTCTGCTAAGAGCCTCGTATTGTTAGAGGTCGTCTAGAGGCTGAGAgatctaaatgtgtgtgtgcgaactCAAAGAGGATTAATTTACGATTATTATCTGTATGTACAGTCTGCACTGTGGGCGGGGGGGACCCCTGGGCCCTGTTAGCCTCGGGCCCCCAGAGCCCCTGGAAACACTCCtggtaataacaataaataataaactttaGAAACAAGTTTTAGAAAaaaggacaagatggagaaagtTATGAAAACAAGATCAAATGAAACGTTTTTTTGATTAGTAAGAGAAGAATAGAATCGTTCTTGATAGTAATTAGAAATAATCcaaacaaaactatataaatagcagcaatataaatattcatatatgcAATGATTATATATAAGAACAGATTCAAGCCACATAAAATGGAGCTGAGAcgttaaatctttttaaaatgaaaataaatcttgttgttttttacacCCTCTCTCTGTCGTCTCTGTCGTTTCAGTGGGACCTCGTCTGTGACAGAAAAAGTTTGACGAAGGCCACGAGCACGATCTTCTTTCTGGGCGTGATGATGGGAGCCATAACGACTGGATTCCTCTGCGACAAGTAGatgtttaaaaactgtttcacagTAAATCTGTTGAAAATGATTTCTCTTCATGACCtgaactctttttttcttgcaggTATGGAAGGAGAAACGTTCTCTTGGCCTCCTACATCATGGCGTTGGTGTTCGGTTTCTCCAGCGCTTTTGCAAACTCCTACGTCCTGTTCGCCATCCTGAGATTTCTCACCGGGTTCGGACTGACGGGAATCGGCATCAATTCCTTGGTTCTGAGTAAGTTCCGGAGTCTAAAATAGGTTCAGACGTCTGTATCTGTGAAGTCCGCAAAGTGacatcaacataaaaacaagaagaatTTTACAGAACAACCattgtgttgtttctttgaaTCATTGTTGTTCATGTATTTCGTCTTTTCTCGCCCGGCAGCCATTGAGTGGGTGGACACAGACCACCGGTCGTTCATCGGCGTGATGGGCAGTCTGTCCTGGTCCGTTGGGAACATGCTGTTGGCAGCTTTTGCCTACTTGGTGAACGACTGGCGGAATCTGATCATGGTGGTTACGGCTCCTCTGGGTTTCGCAATTTTGACCTGGTGGTGAGCGAAGCACAGGGAGAACATTCCACATTTCTCTAAAATCACTTGATTCcgtcaaatgaaatgtttagttttgactGATGTGTCCACCGATCATTGATTACTGATGATCTGAATGTGACTGCAGGTGGATCCCTGAATCTGCTCGGTGGCTTCTGGTGAACGGCAAAGTGGAGAAAGCTCAGTTTTACCTCGACAAATGTGCAAAGTTCAACAACCGACCAAAAGTGTCGACCAAATTCAAACTGCAGGTGAGTGTCAGCTCAAACACTTCGAGTCCTCGTCCTGTCGTTCAGCGGAGGAATGAagctcctcctctgtttctgttcagacGCTCTGCGACGTTGAAAACTcagaagaacaaaacaagagCTACAGTTACGTTCATCTGATCAAGACGCCGAAGATGAGACAGTTAACGCTGATCACTGGGATTGTGTGGTGAGCGTTACACAAGTTAAAATGACCATGGTTCCAAACTTCATATTAATGAATATATTAATTTGAACTTCAATGTCTGTTTGAATATTGTTTCACTGAAACTATTGATGAAACataaactaataaaaaacaGCTCGACATAGAAAATCAAATCAGgagaaaatctaaataatatTTCCCACTGAATTTCTCAACTCTAATAAATTGaatattataaaaaagaaaatgtaaaatttatACATGTgacacaaattaaatatttatattcagaaaGAAATCCTAGATGTAGAAATCCTAGAAAAGTTCAAGAGTCGGAGGATCGGAGCGTGTCGATGAACAGACGATGATGAGTCTATGTTCTCTGCAGGTACGGAGTCGCCTCCACGTATTATGGAATCAGTCTGAACATCGGCGGGTTTGGACTGAACATGTACCTCACTCACTTCATCTATGCAGCCATCGAAGTTCCCGCCAAACTGATGGTCTACTGCTTCCTCAACATCATCGGACGCAGGAAATGTCAATCGGGGACGTTGCTCCTGACGGGAATCTGCATCGCCATCAACATTTTCCTTCCAAAAGGTCCGAACGCACGAGTCAGACACGCGACAGGAGTGATTCTGAGTTTCTCTGTGACCGATGGTTGTAAATAAAGACGACTCCACTTCACTGAAGAAAaatttaaaccaaaatatctcagattcAGGAGCTTCCATCTTGTGCAGATGACAGCAGACGAGGCTGCTGTACTAAAACATTGAACACTTCTAAAcgttgtaataataataataatgtaataatactCCTTCACAGGATGTGAACACACACTCGTGTCTGTTGTTTGTAGATCTGTGGCACCTGCGCACTGTTGTTGCTATTCTTGGAAAAGGTCTCTCAGAAGCTGCCTTCACGACCGTCTTCCTCTACACGTCCGAGCTTTACCCGACTGTCCTCAGGTCAGTTACCGTTTTTATCAGTCCGACCTTGTTTCATAGATTGAGTTGTACCCTCCAGCTCGTTGTGCTACTGAAATCCTCTCATTAAACATTTagatttgaatttgttttgtacTTAATTAAGACGAAACATCACTGAATCGTTTAAcgtggaagaagaagagtgaTCAGAGTCGAACTGACGGTCACGTACTGTCACTGATTCATCCTGTTGGTCCTGAAgattcactttctctctctccagacaAAACGGTTTGGGCTACACCAACTTCGTGAGTCGTCTGGGCGTCGCCGTGGCTCCtctcatcctgctgctggaggacgTGTGGACTCTCCTTCCTCAGATCATCATCTGCTCTGTGGCCGTCGTGTCCGGCCTCGCGTCCCTGCTGCTGCCAGAGACTCTGAGGGTGAAGCTGCCGGAGACCATCGAAGAAGTCGAGGAGCGGAGCCAGGTAAACACTGAAGACACAACATGAGAACGTCCTCAGAGACGAGTTTGTCCCCACTGGGTGGAAGAAAGTTACAACTATAGAAGCATATTGTTGCCTCAccagaaatagaaaaacagaacGCAACGTAAAAACGTTTATGTGATAACaagatgttttttataaaacataaaaacacaacacgttAGAACCTGATGCtgatctgtttgtcttttttaagcttctgtttgtttaaagATCTGGACGTCACCTTGTAAAGTCTCTTCAGATCATGTGACCTGGCACCACATAAACACAGTAACACGAACACACGTCCTGTTTAACTTCTGCTTTTAAGAAGCGTTCAATGTTCGACTAGTTGATTGTTTTTACTTGAGACAGATTTGTTGATTTTGGAGCTCGTGCTCTGGACTCTGGAAAAACAGAACACAAGAGTTCAGAATCAGTGaataataacaatttaaataaagtttattcgTTTGAACATTAATTGTTGAATTAATTGAATATGGGTCAAAAAGCATTTGCAAATTATTACTGTTGAGGTTTTACACAGCGTACagactctttttctttcctttcagaAGAAATAACGTCTCCTCTCACTCTACGGAAACTtctgctggaaacaaaaacccaaacaggaagtgaccagTGATGACACAACACTGACCTCGAACACTTCACACTGGACTGTGACCGTTGAGCCAAATATATGATACTTGTGTGGACTGACTTtaatcactattattattattattttatcgtTAACTTTTTCTCaactcttttattattttatctttcttgGTTTTCCTGCCTTATTTAAATTGATGGGATTTATAACACTTCCTGTTGATAGTGTTTTGCTCagttcatatgtgtgtgtgtgtgtggggggggggggggggtggttaTCATGtttataacttttattctgtaaattACATTGTTTGTATGAAAAGTACAATTGAGTGACGGAGTGATTCATCGTTAGGTCAGTTGGTCAGTTAGTTTGTtaattggttgattggttggtcAGTTAATTGACTGGTTAGTCAGTTGGTTGGTCGGTCAGTCAGTCGGTTGGTCGGTCAGTTGGTAACACTGTAGGGAAACAGAAACTTACATCCAGTACCTTTGTGGGATTTTCCTGAAAACAGCAGaatcattaattatttttatttgacaccTGCAGGTGGACGCTCAACAACCCGACGTCTCTCACCGAGAGACGTGAAGTGCAGCCCTGCTTTTATACATACGACCAGAACTGTGGAGACACCTGTCAAACATACATCACTGCTCCTGACACGCTTACCTTCTACGGCACAAGGCCAAGCTAAAAGTGGACAGGAGATAGAGTGAGCACCTATCTCTGCGGCTGTGGtttaaatagaatagaaaaggCGCAAATAGAATTTGACGGCGCTGAGAGTCGGTGTGAAGAATGACAAGAATGTGCATCCGCTGTAATTTCCGGTGGGAAAGCttctcagcatttttttttgtgaaactgCAAATTCTGATCTTTTGATTTCAACACGACCACAAATAAACTTGGTGAGACTCTGGCGGGACTGACGTGTTGTTTGTAACCATAGCGTCGGTTCAGGCGGAGCAgtggttcattcattttactgtaACTGACCGGAGGTGTTAGCGACGCTTCGTATTCACTGCTGGTattcgagtcatgtgactgacaaggaccaatcaggaagagaaagTGGACGTCTGCGTTtccgtccagactaaaatacAACACCTGActcttcaaactaaaatggaaCCAGCAGCGTTGCGATTGCTGATAGCAGTAGTTTGGATGTGTGATGTAACCGTAGCAACAGTCTGCGGTGCTACAgctaatggatgaatggatgttcATGGTTCTATTAAAGGGGAATTTGTTTTTCCGGCAGATTCCTTGTTGCTGCTCAGTTTTTTTAAGATCTAATGGTTTTGTTCTATGATGTAAAAGTCTTTAACTTAAGGTTGGTTTTTGTTTTAGCTTCTGAAATCCAACAGGAGTATGAGTTCTCATCCAAACTAAACCAATGACAGTGCTTTTAAAACTGTATTCTATCCTTAGAGTCTCGTCTCCACAGTCTCAGCCACAGAAACCACAGTGGGACTTCTGTCCTCCTTTTGATTTGGGTTGTGACAGCAGGGCATCGCCTGCATCACCTCTTTGAGCCCTTTGGTCATGAATATATAGAGGAAGGGGTCGACCAGAGGGCTGAGGTACAGCAGCAGGTGGGACACCAGCTCCAGGTAGCGCACCGTCTCCTTAAACGCCAGAGCCTCCAGCAGGATGCTGAGGATGAAGGGAATGTAGAGGAGGGTGTAATTGGCCCAGATTGCACCAATGCCCCACAccgtcctcctcttctctggtGTCCTGGGGTTGGAGCACATCAGGGCTCTCCAGGAGTCCAGGgcgaagaaaaggaggaaggggAAAGGGACGAGGAGAGCCACCGCAAACCAGAATTTGTAATCGAGCACAGCCAGGGCGAGCACGGCCAGCGGAGCGGCCCACGCCACCAAGGCAACAGCAGGAGAGCGCCggatgctgctgcagcagccgaCACACTGCGGGTACGACAGTGAGACGTGTCGCTCATGAGCTATAAACAGCATGAGGGCGATGTTGGAGATGACACCGAAGTAGAAGATGAAGTCTGTGGTGTTGGAGGAGAGGTCGGTCCCGCTGTTCATGTCTTGGTCCACACGGGGGCGACCAAAGAAACTGATGATGTCAGAAACCAGAAGGAACATGACGTGGATGGGAACTTTATTTTCACCTGGACAAAAGaggacattattattatatttgtcatTTCCTAAACATTTTCCTCCGACTTCATGCACCGGAATGATGTCGACACTGAGTATAACTCCTTCTGCTTCGAGAGGGACGGCCTCCAGGTGTCTTTATttaggggctgcatcctttgcAAGATtctctggtctacagaggatttgcATGATCTGCGTCACCAGCCTCACCCtcccttattgctgttgcctagcaacagagctacaGTTGGACACGATGTCCTGAGGTTTTTCTAACATAAGCACCGTCACCTGTTCTGTTGAGCTGAAGTGTGATCGTTTGCTGCCGCCTTTACCTCTTTAAAGAA encodes:
- the LOC138413689 gene encoding melanocortin receptor 5; this translates as MFLLVSDIISFFGRPRVDQDMNSGTDLSSNTTDFIFYFGVISNIALMLFIAHERHVSLSYPQCVGCCSSIRRSPAVALVAWAAPLAVLALAVLDYKFWFAVALLVPFPFLLFFALDSWRALMCSNPRTPEKRRTVWGIGAIWANYTLLYIPFILSILLEALAFKETVRYLELVSHLLLYLSPLVDPFLYIFMTKGLKEVMQAMPCCHNPNQKEDRSPTVVSVAETVETRL
- the LOC109641627 gene encoding solute carrier family 22 member 7-like isoform X2 — encoded protein: MVSCGADRARDSYSHRFCSLQTRMKFENILEEINGFGPFQILLIILLCSPRIVLPCHFLLNIFIGAVPPHHCDISGLDDGDLFTNLTREQRLVVSVPLRDDGAPKSCEMFTEPRFHLLSNGSGAELPAVPCQSGWVYDNSTFTSTLATEWDLVCDRKSLTKATSTIFFLGVMMGAITTGFLCDKYGRRNVLLASYIMALVFGFSSAFANSYVLFAILRFLTGFGLTGIGINSLVLTIEWVDTDHRSFIGVMGSLSWSVGNMLLAAFAYLVNDWRNLIMVVTAPLGFAILTWWWIPESARWLLVNGKVEKAQFYLDKCAKFNNRPKVSTKFKLQTLCDVENSEEQNKSYSYVHLIKTPKMRQLTLITGIVWYGVASTYYGISLNIGGFGLNMYLTHFIYAAIEVPAKLMVYCFLNIIGRRKCQSGTLLLTGICIAINIFLPKDLWHLRTVVAILGKGLSEAAFTTVFLYTSELYPTVLRQNGLGYTNFVSRLGVAVAPLILLLEDVWTLLPQIIICSVAVVSGLASLLLPETLRVKLPETIEEVEERSQK
- the LOC109641627 gene encoding solute carrier family 22 member 7-like isoform X1: MVSCGADRARDSYSHRFCSLQTRMKFENILEEINGFGPFQILLIILLCSPRIVLPCHFLLNIFIGAVPPHHCDISGLDDGDLFTNLTREQRLVVSVPLRDDGAPKSCEMFTEPRFHLLSNGSGAELPAVPCQSGWVYDNSTFTSTLATEWDLVCDRKSLTKATSTIFFLGVMMGAITTGFLCDKYGRRNVLLASYIMALVFGFSSAFANSYVLFAILRFLTGFGLTGIGINSLVLTIEWVDTDHRSFIGVMGSLSWSVGNMLLAAFAYLVNDWRNLIMVVTAPLGFAILTWWWIPESARWLLVNGKVEKAQFYLDKCAKFNNRPKVSTKFKLQTLCDVENSEEQNKSYSYVHLIKTPKMRQLTLITGIVWYGVASTYYGISLNIGGFGLNMYLTHFIYAAIEVPAKLMVYCFLNIIGRRKCQSGTLLLTGICIAINIFLPKDLWHLRTVVAILGKGLSEAAFTTVFLYTSELYPTVLRQNGLGYTNFVSRLGVAVAPLILLLEDVWTLLPQIIICSVAVVSGLASLLLPETLRVKLPETIEEVEERSQKK